One region of Citrus sinensis cultivar Valencia sweet orange chromosome 6, DVS_A1.0, whole genome shotgun sequence genomic DNA includes:
- the LOC102607961 gene encoding paired amphipathic helix protein Sin3-like 2 isoform X5 — MKRIRDDVYGGSQFKRPLTTAPPRGESYGLSPQLPGTGAGGGGGAGGGGGAGAGGGSGVGGGMTAGMGTSQKLTTSDALTYLKEVKDMFQDQREKYDMFLEVMKDFKAQRTDTAGVIARVKDLFKGHNNLIFGFNTFLPKGYEITLDEDEAPPKKTVEFEEAITFVNKIKKRFHNDEHVYKSFLEILNMYRKEHKDINEVYSEVASLFEDHADLLEEFTRFLPDTSATSLSHNIPFVRNSTQRGNERSAGIPPLRQMQMDKHRRRDRIATSHADRDLSVDRPEMDDEKLMIKMQKEQRRRAEKENRDRRNRDQDDREIDHDNNRDFNLQRFPDKKKSIKKVEGFGANSSFASYDDKDALKITVAGIYNQGFIFCDKVKEKLCSDDYQAFLKCLHIYSNGIIKRNDLQNLVTDLLGKYMDLMDEFNHFFERCENIDGFLAGVMSKKSLCNDGHVSRSVKIEDKDREHKREMEVTKEKDRYKEKYYAKSIQELDLSNCQRCTPSYRLLPDDYPIPSASQRSELGAQVLNDHWVSVTSGSEDYSFKHMRRNQYEESLFRCEDDRFELDMLLESVSSTAKRAEELLNSINENKITLETPFHLKDHFSALNLRCIERLYGDHGLDVMDILRKNPAIALPVMLTRLKQKQEEWTKCRSDFNKVWAEIYAKNHYKSLDHRSFYFKQQDSKNLSTKSLVAEIKQFKENKQTEDDVLFVIAAGHRQPVIPHLEYGYSDSNIHEDLYKLVQYSCEEMCSTKDQLNKAMKLWTTFLEPMLSVPPRPSDVEGAEDAGKARHSGKNNSASSMVESDGSPGPDGTVNSRQPISSGNGDENTSTELNNLCRTALSNGDTITKENVPDSDRVYRDDLSCSALQLEKEQKNVDISDKRSGIIIQVAVGERVANSDASPAIGAENSHGRTGSEMMSASLRPCDAAKDDLKHEANVNPVPPSEGCDLAKPTLLENGALRDGAKGINYHEKLVGPTKIEKEEGELSPNGDFEEDNFGVYGDAAVKTLPKAKHGVESRQYQSKNEKGLQHQVVGGENDADADDEDSGNASVAGDDASGSESAGDEYSREEHEEEEDVERDDVDGKAESEGEADGMAYQHFVGGDCMSLPMSERFLLSVKPLAKFVPATSVEERKDCRVFYGNDDFYVLFRLHQTLYERIQWAKMNTTGAEMKRRTSKEASCSDLYARFMTALHNLLDGSIDNAKFEDECRAIIGNQSYVLFTLDKLLYRLCKQLQTVAADEMDNKLIQLYEYEESRKPGKQIDSVYYENARVLLHEENIYRIQLSSSPSRLSIQLMDNVIEKPEAFAVTMDPNFAAYLLNDFLSAFLGKKEPHAVVLRRNKRRFEGLDELSAACMAMEGVQLVNGLECRIACNSYKITYVLDTEDVFYRRKRRRTYRARSSHYNQARVLRFHRFLSAS, encoded by the exons ATGAAACGAATAAGAGACGATGTGTATGGTGGCTCACAATTTAAAAGGCCTTTAACGACTGCTCCTCCTCGCGGTGAATC CTATGGGCTGTCCCCTCAACTGCCAGGCACAGGAGCAGGTGGAGGCGGAGGTGCaggtggaggtggaggtgcAGGCGCTGGCGGAGGCAGTGGGGTAGGAGGTGGAATGACGGCTGGAATGGGTACCTCGCAGAAACTGACAACGAGCGATGCCTTAACTTATCTCAAGGAGGTAAAGGACATGTTTCAAGACCAAAGGGAAAAATATGACATGTTCCTAGAAGTCATGAAAGATTTCAAGGCTCAGAG AACCGATACTGCGGGTGTCATTGCAAGGGTGAAGGACTTATTTAAAGGacataataatttgatttttggatTCAATACCTTCTTGCCAAAGGGTTATGAAATAACACTTGATGAGGATGAGGCTCCTCCAAAGAAAACGGTTGAATTTGAAGAAGCAATTACTTTCGTAAATAAGATAAAG AAACGTTTCCACAATGATGAACATGTCTATAAATCAttccttgaaattttgaatatgtATAGGAAGGAGCACAAGGATATTAATGAGGTCTACAGTGAG gtTGCCTCTCTTTTTGAGGACCATGCAGATCTTCTCGAGGAATTCACTAGATTCTTACCTGACACTTCAGCAACATCTTTATCTCACAATATTCCATTTGTCCGAAATTCAACACAACGGGGCAATGAGCGAAGTGCTGGTATACCACCATTGAGGCAAATGCAAATGGACAAG CATCGTCGGCGAGATAGGATTGCTACTTCCCATGCTGATCGTGATCTTAGTGTTGATCGTCCTGAGATGGATGATGAgaaattgatgataaaaatGCAGAAGGAGCAGAGGAGACGTgcagaaaaggaaaataggGATAGGAGAAATCGTGATCAAGATGATAGAGAAATTGATCACGATAATAATAGGGACTTCAACTTGCAGCGTTTTCCTGACAAAAAGAAGTCTATCAAGAAAGTTGAAGGTTTTGGAGCAAATTCTAGCTTTGCTTCTTATGATGACAAGGATGCCTTGAAGA TTACTGTGGCAGGCATTTACAACCAAGGGTTCATCTTCTGCGACAAAGTTAAGGAGAAGTTATGTTCAGATGACTACCAGGCATTCTTGAAGTGTCTTCATATTTATAGCAATGGAATAATTAAAAGGAACGATTTACAAAATTTG gtTACTGATTTACTTGGAAAGTATATGGATCTTATGGATGAGTTCAATCATTTCTTTGAGCGTTGTGAGAATATTG ACGGGTTCCTCGCTGGTGTTATGAGTAAAA AATCACTATGCAATGACGGGCATGTATCCAGATCTGTGAAGATAGAGGACAAAGATAGAGAACATAAGCGTGAAATGGAAGTAACTAAAGAAAAGGACCGATACAAGGAGAAGTATTATGCAAAATCCATTCAAGAGCTTGATCTTTCTAACTGTCAACGTTGCACGCCCAGCTATCGGCTTCTTCCAGATGAC TATCCAATACCTTCAGCTAGCCAGAGATCGGAACTTGGTGCTCAAGTTCTGAATGATCACTGGGTTTCTGTGACTTCTGGAAGCGAGGACTACTCTTTTAAACATATGCGTAGAAATCAGTATGAAGAAAGCTTGTTCAGATGTGAAGATGATAG GTTTGAGCTGGACATGTTGTTAGAATCTGTGAGCTCAACTGCTAAACGTGCAGAGGAATTGCTGAATAGcatcaatgaaaataaaatcactctgGAGACCCCCTTCCATCTTAAAGATCACTTTAGtg CTTTAAATTTAAGGTGCATTGAGCGTTTGTATGGTGATCATGGTCTTGATGTCATGGACATATTGCGTAAAAATCCAGCAATTGCACTGCCAGTTATGTTGACTCGTTTGAAGCAAAAACAGGAAGAGTGGACGAAGTGCCGATCAGATTTTAACAAGGTTTGGGCTGAAATATATGCTAAAAACCATTACAAATCACTTGATCATCGCAGCTTCTACTTTAAGCAACAAGATTCGAAGAACTTGAGCACAAAAT CTTTGGTGGCTGAAATTAAGCAGTTCAAAGAGAATAAACAGACAGAGGATGATGTGCTTTTTGTTATTGCTGCTGGTCACAGACAACCCGTAATTCCTCACCTGGAATATGGGTACTCTGATAGCAACATTCATGAAGATTTGTATAAACTTGTTCAGTATTCTTGTGAAGAGATGTGCTCGACCAAAGATCAACTGAATAAAGCTATGAAGCTATGGACTACCTTCTTGGAGCCAATGCTGAGTGTTCCTCCTCGACCTAGTGACGTAGAGGGTGCTGAAGATGCGGGAAAAGCTAGGCATTCTGGGAAAAATAACAGTGCATCAAGCATGGTGGAAAGTGATGGAAGTCCTGGGCCTGATGGCACCGTAAATTCTAGACAGCCAATATCTTCTGGAAATGGAGATGAAAATACTTCAacagaattaaataatttatgccGGACTGCTTTGTCCAATGGGGATACgataactaaagaaaatgttcCGGACTCAGATCGTGTCTACAGAGATGATTTGTCCTGTAGTGCTCTTCAGCTAGAAAAAGAGCAGAAAAATGTAGATATTTCTGATAAAAGGTCTGGAATTATCATACAAGTTGCAGTGGGTGAGCGAGTAGCAAATTCCGATGCTTCGCCTGCAATTGGTGCAGAAAACAGTCATGGCAGAACTGGCTCTGAAATGATGTCAG CTTCTTTGAGACCTTGTGACGCCGCTAAAGATGACCTTAAACACGAAGCTAATGTCAATCCAGTCCCTCCATCAGAG GGCTGTGATCTAGCAAAACCGACTTTATTGGAAAATGGAGCTTTGAGAGATGGTGCTAAAGGCATTAATTATCATGAAAAATTAGTTGGGcccaccaaaattgaaaaagaagagggTGAGTTATCGCCCAATGGTGATTTTGAGGAGGATAATTTTGGTGTCTATGGAGATGCTGCTGTGAAGACCTTGCCTAAGGCAAAGCATGGTGTTGAAAGCAGGCAATATCAgtctaaaaatgaaaaaggattACAACATCAGGTTGTTGGAGGAGAAAATGATGCAGATGCTGATGATGAGGACAGTGGAAATGCTTCTGTGGCTGGTGATGATGCCTCAGGAAGTGAGTCTGCAGGTGATGAGTACTCCCGCGAGGAGCATGAAGAGGAGGAAGATGTAGAACGAGATGATGTTGACGGCAAGGCTGAGAGTGAAGGCGAAGCAGATGGAATGGCTTATCAACACTTTGTGGGTGGAGATTGCATGTCATTGCCTATGTCTGAACGTTTTCTTTTGTCTGTCAAGCCTCTTGCAAAGTTTGTGCCTGCAACCTCAGttgaagaaaggaaagatTGTAGGGTATTTTATGGAAATGACGACTTTTATGTGCTTTTCAGGCTTCATCAA ACTCTATATGAAAGAATTCAATGGGCAAAAATGAATACAACAGGTGCTGAAATGAAACGGAGAACTTCTAAGGAGGCCAGTTGCTCAGATCTCTATGCCAG ATTTATGACTGCACTACACAATTTGCTTGACGGATCGATTGACAATGCGAAGTTTGAGGATGAGTGCCGAGCTATTATAGGAAATCAGTCATATGTGTTGTTTACCTTGGACAAGTTACTATATAGATTATGTAAACAG CTTCAAACTGTTGCTGCTGATGAGATGGATAACAAGCTTATTCAGTTATACGAGTATGAAGAATCCCGGAAACCTGGGAAGCAGATTGATTCAGTTTATTATGAGAATGCCCGTGTACTCCTCCATGAAGAGAATATATATCGAATACAACTC TCATCTTCCCCATCTCGTCTATCCATCCAGCTTATGGATAATGTGATTGAAAAGCCAGAGGCATTTGCGGTTACCATGGATCCTAATTTTGCAGCTTATCTCCTCAATGATTTTCTGTCTGCCTTTCTTGGCAAAAAGGAGCCACATGCCGTTGTTCTTCGGAG AAACAAGCGTAGATTTGAAGGCCTAGATGAACTTTCTGCTGCATGCATGGCCATGGAAGGTGTTCAATTGGTTAATGGTCTTGAGTGCAGGATAGCCTGCAACTCGTACAAG ATCACTTATGTTCTAGACACTGAAGATGTCTTCTATCGgcgaaaaagaagaagaacataCCGGGCAAGATCTTCACATTATAATCAGGCAAGAGTACTGCGGTTTCACAGATTCTTGTCAGCCTCGTAA
- the LOC102607961 gene encoding paired amphipathic helix protein Sin3-like 2 isoform X4, translating into MKRIRDDVYGGSQFKRPLTTAPPRGESYGLSPQLPGTGAGGGGGAGGGGGAGAGGGSGVGGGMTAGMGTSQKLTTSDALTYLKEVKDMFQDQREKYDMFLEVMKDFKAQRTDTAGVIARVKDLFKGHNNLIFGFNTFLPKGYEITLDEDEAPPKKTVEFEEAITFVNKIKKRFHNDEHVYKSFLEILNMYRKEHKDINEVYSEVASLFEDHADLLEEFTRFLPDTSATSLSHNIPFVRNSTQRGNERSAGIPPLRQMQMDKHRRRDRIATSHADRDLSVDRPEMDDEKLMIKMQKEQRRRAEKENRDRRNRDQDDREIDHDNNRDFNLQRFPDKKKSIKKVEGFGANSSFASYDDKDALKITVAGIYNQGFIFCDKVKEKLCSDDYQAFLKCLHIYSNGIIKRNDLQNLVTDLLGKYMDLMDEFNHFFERCENIDGFLAGVMSKKSLCNDGHVSRSVKIEDKDREHKREMEVTKEKDRYKEKYYAKSIQELDLSNCQRCTPSYRLLPDDYPIPSASQRSELGAQVLNDHWVSVTSGSEDYSFKHMRRNQYEESLFRCEDDRFELDMLLESVSSTAKRAEELLNSINENKITLETPFHLKDHFSALNLRCIERLYGDHGLDVMDILRKNPAIALPVMLTRLKQKQEEWTKCRSDFNKVWAEIYAKNHYKSLDHRSFYFKQQDSKNLSTKSLVAEIKQFKENKQTEDDVLFVIAAGHRQPVIPHLEYGYSDSNIHEDLYKLVQYSCEEMCSTKDQLNKAMKLWTTFLEPMLSVPPRPSDVEGAEDAGKARHSGKNNSASSMVESDGSPGPDGTVNSRQPISSGNGDENTSTELNNLCRTALSNGDTITKENVPDSDRVYRDDLSCSALQLEKEQKNVDISDKRSGIIIQVAVGERVANSDASPAIGAENSHGRTGSEMMSASLRPCDAAKDDLKHEANVNPVPPSELTQGCDLAKPTLLENGALRDGAKGINYHEKLVGPTKIEKEEGELSPNGDFEEDNFGVYGDAAVKTLPKAKHGVESRQYQSKNEKGLQHQVVGGENDADADDEDSGNASVAGDDASGSESAGDEYSREEHEEEEDVERDDVDGKAESEGEADGMAYQHFVGGDCMSLPMSERFLLSVKPLAKFVPATSVEERKDCRVFYGNDDFYVLFRLHQTLYERIQWAKMNTTGAEMKRRTSKEASCSDLYARFMTALHNLLDGSIDNAKFEDECRAIIGNQSYVLFTLDKLLYRLCKQLQTVAADEMDNKLIQLYEYEESRKPGKQIDSVYYENARVLLHEENIYRIQLSSSPSRLSIQLMDNVIEKPEAFAVTMDPNFAAYLLNDFLSAFLGKKEPHAVVLRRNKRRFEGLDELSAACMAMEGVQLVNGLECRIACNSYKITYVLDTEDVFYRRKRRRTYRARSSHYNQARVLRFHRFLSAS; encoded by the exons ATGAAACGAATAAGAGACGATGTGTATGGTGGCTCACAATTTAAAAGGCCTTTAACGACTGCTCCTCCTCGCGGTGAATC CTATGGGCTGTCCCCTCAACTGCCAGGCACAGGAGCAGGTGGAGGCGGAGGTGCaggtggaggtggaggtgcAGGCGCTGGCGGAGGCAGTGGGGTAGGAGGTGGAATGACGGCTGGAATGGGTACCTCGCAGAAACTGACAACGAGCGATGCCTTAACTTATCTCAAGGAGGTAAAGGACATGTTTCAAGACCAAAGGGAAAAATATGACATGTTCCTAGAAGTCATGAAAGATTTCAAGGCTCAGAG AACCGATACTGCGGGTGTCATTGCAAGGGTGAAGGACTTATTTAAAGGacataataatttgatttttggatTCAATACCTTCTTGCCAAAGGGTTATGAAATAACACTTGATGAGGATGAGGCTCCTCCAAAGAAAACGGTTGAATTTGAAGAAGCAATTACTTTCGTAAATAAGATAAAG AAACGTTTCCACAATGATGAACATGTCTATAAATCAttccttgaaattttgaatatgtATAGGAAGGAGCACAAGGATATTAATGAGGTCTACAGTGAG gtTGCCTCTCTTTTTGAGGACCATGCAGATCTTCTCGAGGAATTCACTAGATTCTTACCTGACACTTCAGCAACATCTTTATCTCACAATATTCCATTTGTCCGAAATTCAACACAACGGGGCAATGAGCGAAGTGCTGGTATACCACCATTGAGGCAAATGCAAATGGACAAG CATCGTCGGCGAGATAGGATTGCTACTTCCCATGCTGATCGTGATCTTAGTGTTGATCGTCCTGAGATGGATGATGAgaaattgatgataaaaatGCAGAAGGAGCAGAGGAGACGTgcagaaaaggaaaataggGATAGGAGAAATCGTGATCAAGATGATAGAGAAATTGATCACGATAATAATAGGGACTTCAACTTGCAGCGTTTTCCTGACAAAAAGAAGTCTATCAAGAAAGTTGAAGGTTTTGGAGCAAATTCTAGCTTTGCTTCTTATGATGACAAGGATGCCTTGAAGA TTACTGTGGCAGGCATTTACAACCAAGGGTTCATCTTCTGCGACAAAGTTAAGGAGAAGTTATGTTCAGATGACTACCAGGCATTCTTGAAGTGTCTTCATATTTATAGCAATGGAATAATTAAAAGGAACGATTTACAAAATTTG gtTACTGATTTACTTGGAAAGTATATGGATCTTATGGATGAGTTCAATCATTTCTTTGAGCGTTGTGAGAATATTG ACGGGTTCCTCGCTGGTGTTATGAGTAAAA AATCACTATGCAATGACGGGCATGTATCCAGATCTGTGAAGATAGAGGACAAAGATAGAGAACATAAGCGTGAAATGGAAGTAACTAAAGAAAAGGACCGATACAAGGAGAAGTATTATGCAAAATCCATTCAAGAGCTTGATCTTTCTAACTGTCAACGTTGCACGCCCAGCTATCGGCTTCTTCCAGATGAC TATCCAATACCTTCAGCTAGCCAGAGATCGGAACTTGGTGCTCAAGTTCTGAATGATCACTGGGTTTCTGTGACTTCTGGAAGCGAGGACTACTCTTTTAAACATATGCGTAGAAATCAGTATGAAGAAAGCTTGTTCAGATGTGAAGATGATAG GTTTGAGCTGGACATGTTGTTAGAATCTGTGAGCTCAACTGCTAAACGTGCAGAGGAATTGCTGAATAGcatcaatgaaaataaaatcactctgGAGACCCCCTTCCATCTTAAAGATCACTTTAGtg CTTTAAATTTAAGGTGCATTGAGCGTTTGTATGGTGATCATGGTCTTGATGTCATGGACATATTGCGTAAAAATCCAGCAATTGCACTGCCAGTTATGTTGACTCGTTTGAAGCAAAAACAGGAAGAGTGGACGAAGTGCCGATCAGATTTTAACAAGGTTTGGGCTGAAATATATGCTAAAAACCATTACAAATCACTTGATCATCGCAGCTTCTACTTTAAGCAACAAGATTCGAAGAACTTGAGCACAAAAT CTTTGGTGGCTGAAATTAAGCAGTTCAAAGAGAATAAACAGACAGAGGATGATGTGCTTTTTGTTATTGCTGCTGGTCACAGACAACCCGTAATTCCTCACCTGGAATATGGGTACTCTGATAGCAACATTCATGAAGATTTGTATAAACTTGTTCAGTATTCTTGTGAAGAGATGTGCTCGACCAAAGATCAACTGAATAAAGCTATGAAGCTATGGACTACCTTCTTGGAGCCAATGCTGAGTGTTCCTCCTCGACCTAGTGACGTAGAGGGTGCTGAAGATGCGGGAAAAGCTAGGCATTCTGGGAAAAATAACAGTGCATCAAGCATGGTGGAAAGTGATGGAAGTCCTGGGCCTGATGGCACCGTAAATTCTAGACAGCCAATATCTTCTGGAAATGGAGATGAAAATACTTCAacagaattaaataatttatgccGGACTGCTTTGTCCAATGGGGATACgataactaaagaaaatgttcCGGACTCAGATCGTGTCTACAGAGATGATTTGTCCTGTAGTGCTCTTCAGCTAGAAAAAGAGCAGAAAAATGTAGATATTTCTGATAAAAGGTCTGGAATTATCATACAAGTTGCAGTGGGTGAGCGAGTAGCAAATTCCGATGCTTCGCCTGCAATTGGTGCAGAAAACAGTCATGGCAGAACTGGCTCTGAAATGATGTCAG CTTCTTTGAGACCTTGTGACGCCGCTAAAGATGACCTTAAACACGAAGCTAATGTCAATCCAGTCCCTCCATCAGAG TTGACACAGGGCTGTGATCTAGCAAAACCGACTTTATTGGAAAATGGAGCTTTGAGAGATGGTGCTAAAGGCATTAATTATCATGAAAAATTAGTTGGGcccaccaaaattgaaaaagaagagggTGAGTTATCGCCCAATGGTGATTTTGAGGAGGATAATTTTGGTGTCTATGGAGATGCTGCTGTGAAGACCTTGCCTAAGGCAAAGCATGGTGTTGAAAGCAGGCAATATCAgtctaaaaatgaaaaaggattACAACATCAGGTTGTTGGAGGAGAAAATGATGCAGATGCTGATGATGAGGACAGTGGAAATGCTTCTGTGGCTGGTGATGATGCCTCAGGAAGTGAGTCTGCAGGTGATGAGTACTCCCGCGAGGAGCATGAAGAGGAGGAAGATGTAGAACGAGATGATGTTGACGGCAAGGCTGAGAGTGAAGGCGAAGCAGATGGAATGGCTTATCAACACTTTGTGGGTGGAGATTGCATGTCATTGCCTATGTCTGAACGTTTTCTTTTGTCTGTCAAGCCTCTTGCAAAGTTTGTGCCTGCAACCTCAGttgaagaaaggaaagatTGTAGGGTATTTTATGGAAATGACGACTTTTATGTGCTTTTCAGGCTTCATCAA ACTCTATATGAAAGAATTCAATGGGCAAAAATGAATACAACAGGTGCTGAAATGAAACGGAGAACTTCTAAGGAGGCCAGTTGCTCAGATCTCTATGCCAG ATTTATGACTGCACTACACAATTTGCTTGACGGATCGATTGACAATGCGAAGTTTGAGGATGAGTGCCGAGCTATTATAGGAAATCAGTCATATGTGTTGTTTACCTTGGACAAGTTACTATATAGATTATGTAAACAG CTTCAAACTGTTGCTGCTGATGAGATGGATAACAAGCTTATTCAGTTATACGAGTATGAAGAATCCCGGAAACCTGGGAAGCAGATTGATTCAGTTTATTATGAGAATGCCCGTGTACTCCTCCATGAAGAGAATATATATCGAATACAACTC TCATCTTCCCCATCTCGTCTATCCATCCAGCTTATGGATAATGTGATTGAAAAGCCAGAGGCATTTGCGGTTACCATGGATCCTAATTTTGCAGCTTATCTCCTCAATGATTTTCTGTCTGCCTTTCTTGGCAAAAAGGAGCCACATGCCGTTGTTCTTCGGAG AAACAAGCGTAGATTTGAAGGCCTAGATGAACTTTCTGCTGCATGCATGGCCATGGAAGGTGTTCAATTGGTTAATGGTCTTGAGTGCAGGATAGCCTGCAACTCGTACAAG ATCACTTATGTTCTAGACACTGAAGATGTCTTCTATCGgcgaaaaagaagaagaacataCCGGGCAAGATCTTCACATTATAATCAGGCAAGAGTACTGCGGTTTCACAGATTCTTGTCAGCCTCGTAA